In Tessaracoccus flavus, the following are encoded in one genomic region:
- a CDS encoding glycine--tRNA ligase has protein sequence MQDALRRLSDYWTSKGCLTWQPFNTEVGAGTMNPATVLRVLGPEPWDVAYVEPSVRPDDSRYGENPNRLQMHTQFQVILKPEPGNPQELYLGSLEALGIDLAKHDVRFVEDNWAQPAIGAWGLGWEVWLDGMEITQFTYFQQVGGQNLDPIPVELTYGVERILMAQQGVTHFKDIVYSIASDGRPVTYGEAFGQQEYEMSRYYLDDADVEANRRLYETYVGEATRMVEARLPVPAHGYILKSSHAFNVLDARGAISTTERAKAFATMRRLMRDTAALWIERREELGFPLLREAAEPTGDPAPAVDREALARTPQTLAFEIGVEELPPHVVPQTIDAVRDALTAKLGASRLAHGAITVDGTPRRIVAVVEDVAASEPDAEQLRKGPKWAAAFDADGNPTKALQGFMRGQGVGADQIVRAEIGGAEHAAVSVALSGRHVLDVASEALADVVSGLRAEKNMRWNDANLSFSRAIRWLLALWGDTVVPVDVSGLTSGRTTYLQRPVAADADGTRSDGALVGHVEVASADDLLETIASGRIELATHTRRASVVDQAIRLAGSVGGTVDVEAEAAVIDEITNLVEEPRGVLGHFDERYLELPEKILTTVMRKHQRYLPVYVDGKLAPHFITMANGLCDEQVVATGNASVIRARYEDALFFWNADLTADNVEGFVPGLDQLTFEDRLGSVGQRARRIADVAGKLADRIGLAGDDRETLTRAGQLAKFDLATQMVVEMSSLAGFIAREYAVRKGETQQVADALFEMEQPHTSADPVPASTAGALLALGDRFDLLASMFALGAKPTGSSDPFGLRRAALGVVRILRESAGTPLETLTVRAGLEDAVARLAEQGVTVADDAVEGALEFTVGRFAQLLRDEGTSAELVAAILPAADAPGRAARLLRELDAASEDARLRPLVETLVRITRILPAEAPSGFDPSALSEPAELDLFTAIEAVPADTAREPLPTVLERTEAVVTTSARFFDEILVNADDPAVRASRQGLLAAVLAMAPADVDWKAVDIALG, from the coding sequence ATGCAAGATGCCCTGCGCCGCCTCTCCGACTACTGGACCTCGAAGGGGTGCCTCACCTGGCAGCCCTTCAACACCGAGGTCGGGGCCGGCACGATGAACCCCGCCACCGTGCTGCGCGTTCTCGGCCCGGAGCCATGGGACGTCGCCTACGTCGAGCCGTCGGTCCGGCCCGACGACTCCCGCTACGGGGAGAACCCCAACCGCCTGCAGATGCACACGCAGTTCCAGGTGATCCTCAAGCCCGAGCCCGGCAACCCCCAGGAGCTGTATCTCGGATCGCTCGAGGCGCTCGGCATCGATCTGGCCAAGCACGACGTCCGCTTCGTCGAGGACAACTGGGCCCAGCCGGCCATCGGCGCCTGGGGCCTTGGCTGGGAGGTGTGGCTGGACGGCATGGAGATCACGCAGTTCACCTACTTCCAGCAGGTGGGCGGGCAGAACCTGGACCCCATTCCCGTGGAGCTCACCTACGGCGTCGAGCGCATCCTGATGGCGCAGCAGGGCGTCACGCACTTCAAGGACATCGTCTACTCGATCGCCAGCGACGGCCGGCCCGTCACCTACGGCGAGGCGTTCGGCCAGCAGGAGTACGAGATGAGCCGCTACTACCTCGACGACGCCGACGTCGAGGCGAACCGTCGCCTCTACGAGACCTACGTCGGCGAGGCCACCCGCATGGTGGAGGCGCGCCTCCCGGTGCCGGCCCACGGCTACATCCTGAAGTCGAGCCACGCCTTCAACGTGCTTGACGCGCGTGGGGCGATCTCGACCACCGAGCGCGCGAAGGCGTTCGCGACGATGCGTCGCCTCATGCGCGACACCGCGGCCCTCTGGATCGAGCGACGCGAGGAACTCGGCTTCCCGCTCCTCCGCGAGGCCGCTGAGCCCACCGGCGATCCCGCGCCCGCCGTCGACCGCGAGGCGCTGGCGAGAACACCCCAGACGCTGGCGTTCGAGATCGGGGTCGAAGAGCTCCCCCCGCACGTCGTGCCGCAGACCATCGACGCCGTCCGCGACGCCCTGACCGCCAAGCTCGGCGCCTCGCGGCTCGCCCACGGCGCGATCACGGTCGACGGGACCCCGCGGCGCATCGTCGCCGTGGTGGAGGACGTCGCAGCGAGCGAGCCCGACGCCGAGCAGCTCCGCAAGGGCCCGAAGTGGGCCGCAGCGTTCGACGCCGACGGCAACCCCACCAAGGCGCTGCAGGGCTTCATGCGCGGCCAGGGTGTCGGCGCCGACCAGATCGTGCGCGCCGAGATCGGCGGAGCCGAGCATGCCGCCGTGTCGGTGGCCCTGAGCGGACGCCACGTGCTCGACGTGGCCAGCGAGGCGCTCGCCGACGTCGTGAGCGGCCTGCGCGCCGAGAAGAACATGCGCTGGAACGACGCCAACCTCTCCTTCTCGCGCGCCATCCGCTGGCTGCTCGCGCTGTGGGGAGACACGGTCGTCCCCGTCGACGTGTCGGGGCTCACCTCCGGCCGGACGACCTACCTCCAGCGGCCGGTCGCGGCCGACGCCGACGGAACCCGCTCCGACGGCGCCCTCGTCGGTCACGTCGAGGTCGCCTCCGCCGACGACCTCCTCGAGACCATCGCGTCGGGACGCATCGAACTGGCCACCCACACCCGCCGCGCGTCCGTCGTCGACCAGGCGATCCGACTGGCCGGGAGCGTCGGCGGCACCGTCGACGTCGAGGCCGAGGCCGCGGTGATCGACGAGATCACGAACCTGGTCGAGGAACCACGCGGGGTTCTGGGCCACTTCGACGAGCGCTACCTGGAGCTGCCCGAGAAGATCCTCACGACGGTGATGCGCAAGCACCAGCGCTACCTGCCGGTCTACGTCGACGGCAAGCTCGCCCCGCACTTCATCACCATGGCCAACGGACTGTGTGACGAGCAGGTCGTCGCCACGGGCAACGCCTCGGTCATCCGAGCCCGGTACGAGGACGCGCTGTTCTTCTGGAACGCCGATCTGACCGCTGACAACGTCGAGGGCTTCGTGCCGGGTCTCGATCAGTTGACGTTCGAGGACCGGCTGGGCTCCGTGGGCCAGCGCGCCCGCCGCATCGCCGACGTCGCCGGAAAGTTGGCGGACCGAATCGGCCTGGCCGGCGACGATCGCGAGACCTTGACCCGCGCCGGGCAGCTGGCCAAGTTCGACCTCGCCACCCAGATGGTCGTCGAGATGAGCTCGCTCGCCGGTTTCATCGCGAGGGAGTACGCCGTCAGGAAGGGCGAGACACAGCAGGTAGCCGACGCGCTGTTCGAGATGGAACAGCCGCACACCTCCGCCGACCCCGTGCCCGCCTCGACGGCCGGTGCCCTGCTGGCGCTGGGCGACCGCTTCGACCTGCTGGCGTCGATGTTTGCGCTCGGCGCCAAGCCCACCGGATCCTCCGACCCGTTCGGTCTGCGCCGCGCGGCGCTGGGCGTGGTGCGCATCCTGCGCGAGTCGGCAGGCACCCCGCTGGAGACGCTCACCGTCCGGGCCGGATTGGAGGACGCCGTCGCGCGGCTCGCCGAGCAGGGCGTGACGGTGGCCGACGATGCCGTGGAGGGGGCGCTGGAATTCACCGTCGGACGGTTCGCCCAACTGCTGCGTGATGAGGGGACCTCGGCGGAGCTTGTCGCGGCCATCCTCCCCGCCGCCGACGCGCCAGGACGTGCTGCCCGTCTGCTCCGGGAGCTCGACGCCGCCAGCGAGGACGCGCGGCTCCGTCCGCTGGTCGAGACACTCGTGCGGATCACCCGCATCCTGCCCGCCGAGGCGCCCTCGGGCTTCGATCCCTCCGCACTGAGCGAGCCGGCCGAGCTCGACCTCTTCACC
- a CDS encoding cation diffusion facilitator family transporter: MTSTRVDLTKFAWLSIAAALATIALKTWAWLVTGSVGLLSDAAESVVNLVAAIVALIALKVAARPADKNHHFGHSKAEYFSSAIEGVMIFVAAAAILVFAIQRLLAPRPLEEIGLGLVISVIAALINGAVALVLLRAGRRYNSITLRADAHHLMTDVITSAGVLVGIALVWATGWVRLDPIVAILVGLNILWTGWKLVSESSSGLMDESLPKEDNDRLREILARHTTDEVQFHAFRTRVSGARAFMEMHMLVPGAWTVQRGHDELEDIVDEIRGEFAELHVIGHLEPIEDPRSYDDEHLD, from the coding sequence GTGACCAGTACCCGCGTCGATCTGACGAAGTTCGCCTGGCTGTCCATCGCTGCTGCGCTCGCCACGATCGCGCTCAAGACGTGGGCGTGGCTGGTCACCGGCTCGGTGGGTCTGCTGTCCGATGCGGCCGAATCGGTGGTCAACCTGGTGGCGGCGATCGTCGCGCTCATCGCGCTCAAGGTGGCCGCACGGCCGGCCGACAAGAACCACCACTTCGGCCACTCCAAGGCGGAGTACTTCTCGTCCGCTATCGAAGGGGTGATGATCTTCGTCGCGGCGGCAGCCATCCTGGTGTTCGCCATCCAACGGTTGCTGGCGCCCCGCCCCCTCGAGGAGATCGGGCTCGGCCTGGTCATCTCGGTCATCGCGGCGCTCATCAACGGTGCCGTCGCACTGGTGCTCCTCCGCGCGGGGCGGCGCTACAACTCGATCACGTTGCGCGCCGACGCTCACCACCTCATGACCGACGTCATCACCTCAGCCGGGGTACTGGTCGGTATCGCTCTGGTGTGGGCGACTGGCTGGGTGAGGCTCGACCCGATCGTCGCGATCCTCGTGGGGCTCAACATCCTCTGGACGGGCTGGAAGCTCGTCTCGGAATCCTCCTCAGGCCTCATGGATGAGTCGCTGCCGAAGGAGGACAACGACCGACTCCGTGAGATCCTGGCCCGGCACACGACCGATGAGGTCCAGTTCCACGCCTTCAGAACGCGCGTGTCCGGCGCGCGGGCGTTCATGGAGATGCACATGCTCGTGCCGGGGGCCTGGACGGTCCAGCGGGGGCACGACGAGCTCGAGGACATCGTCGACGAGATCCGGGGTGAGTTCGCCGAGTTGCACGTCATCGGCCACCTTGAGCCGATCGAGGACCCGCGCAGCTACGACGACGAACACCTCGACTAG
- a CDS encoding galactokinase family protein, which produces MKWFVPGRLEVLGKHTDYAGGRSLLAAVDRGVTITLEDADEAIAASTTAVPGRLRLLPGVEPGLPQGHWGYYVQAVLDRLHLNFGDLKPASLLFDSNLPLASGMSSSSALVVAAALALIDHNGIRDTDEWKANIRTDIDLAGYLATMENGLTFGALEGFRGVGTFGGSEDHTAMLCCKADHLTEFTFCPIEEQRSVQFPADWTFVVAVSGVLAEKTGSALESYNNASRKARELAEAWNSATGRDDAVLGDALASSDDALEGLRAISAHDDALTARLTAFVTESEVAIPRAIDALERGDIKGFGEAAELSHRNADEALGNQIDETNRLQWLARELGAPAAAGFGAGFGGSVWALVETAEAESFADRWLAAYLAEFPAVEGRASTIVTRPGGPARRLDS; this is translated from the coding sequence GTGAAGTGGTTCGTCCCCGGCCGACTCGAGGTGCTGGGGAAGCACACGGACTACGCCGGGGGCCGGTCGCTGCTCGCCGCCGTCGACCGCGGCGTCACCATCACGCTCGAGGACGCAGACGAGGCGATCGCCGCGTCGACGACGGCGGTGCCCGGCAGGCTGCGGCTGCTGCCCGGCGTCGAGCCGGGCCTCCCGCAGGGCCACTGGGGATACTACGTCCAGGCCGTGCTGGACCGGCTGCACCTGAACTTCGGCGACCTCAAGCCCGCCTCGCTGCTGTTTGATTCCAACCTTCCGCTGGCCTCCGGTATGAGCTCGTCCTCAGCACTCGTCGTCGCTGCGGCGTTGGCGCTGATCGATCACAACGGCATCCGCGACACCGACGAGTGGAAAGCGAACATCCGCACCGACATCGACCTGGCCGGCTACCTCGCCACCATGGAGAACGGGCTCACCTTCGGCGCTCTCGAGGGGTTCCGTGGCGTCGGCACGTTCGGCGGGTCCGAGGACCACACCGCGATGCTGTGCTGCAAGGCCGACCACCTCACCGAGTTCACGTTCTGCCCGATCGAAGAGCAGCGTTCGGTCCAGTTCCCCGCGGACTGGACGTTCGTCGTCGCGGTCTCCGGTGTGCTGGCCGAGAAGACCGGATCGGCGCTGGAGTCCTACAACAACGCCTCGCGGAAGGCGCGGGAACTGGCCGAGGCCTGGAACTCCGCGACCGGACGTGATGATGCCGTCCTCGGCGACGCCCTCGCGAGCAGCGACGACGCTCTGGAAGGACTGCGGGCGATCTCCGCCCACGACGATGCGCTGACGGCGCGGCTGACAGCCTTCGTGACGGAGTCCGAGGTTGCGATCCCCCGGGCGATCGACGCGCTGGAGCGAGGCGACATCAAGGGGTTCGGTGAGGCCGCGGAACTCAGCCACCGCAACGCCGACGAGGCGCTCGGCAACCAGATCGACGAGACCAACCGCCTCCAGTGGCTCGCCCGCGAGCTCGGGGCCCCCGCCGCCGCCGGATTCGGTGCCGGCTTCGGCGGATCCGTCTGGGCGCTGGTCGAGACGGCCGAAGCGGAGTCCTTCGCCGACCGCTGGCTCGCCGCGTACCTCGCTGAGTTCCCAGCCGTCGAGGGACGCGCCTCCACCATCGTCACCCGCCCCGGGGGTCCGGCGCGCCGCCTGGACTCCTGA
- a CDS encoding nucleotidyltransferase family protein, producing the protein MTYEAPHKAVILARGLGSRMRKEAEGVALNDEQSKAAEAGVKAMISVGRPFLDHVITALADANFTDVCLVIGPEHDMIRDYYDTVDKQRVTISYAVQEEPLGTANAVLAAEEFAGDDRVLVINSDNYYPAEALESLATVPGSALVGFTREGMLTKSNIAPERLAAFALATADEQGNLAELVEKPDQDAIERLGQDAVISMNCWLCSPAIFDAARAIPKSARGEYEITDAVRRAIDDGDPYFVVKADVGVLDLSNRGDIASVVEALGDREARL; encoded by the coding sequence ATGACCTATGAGGCACCCCACAAGGCAGTGATTCTGGCCCGCGGACTCGGTTCGCGAATGCGCAAGGAAGCAGAGGGCGTCGCCCTCAACGACGAGCAGAGCAAGGCCGCCGAAGCGGGCGTCAAGGCGATGATCTCGGTTGGCCGCCCCTTCCTCGACCACGTCATCACGGCTCTCGCCGATGCCAATTTCACCGACGTGTGTCTGGTGATCGGCCCCGAGCACGACATGATCCGCGACTACTACGACACGGTCGATAAGCAGCGCGTCACGATCTCCTACGCCGTCCAGGAGGAGCCGCTCGGCACCGCCAACGCCGTGCTCGCCGCCGAGGAGTTCGCCGGCGACGACCGCGTCCTGGTCATCAACTCCGACAACTACTACCCTGCCGAAGCGCTGGAGTCGCTCGCCACAGTGCCGGGGTCGGCGCTCGTCGGCTTCACCCGCGAGGGGATGCTGACCAAGTCGAACATCGCCCCGGAGCGCCTCGCTGCGTTCGCCCTCGCCACCGCCGATGAGCAGGGCAACCTCGCCGAGCTCGTCGAGAAGCCGGACCAGGACGCCATCGAGCGCCTCGGTCAGGACGCGGTCATCTCGATGAACTGCTGGCTCTGCAGCCCGGCCATCTTCGACGCCGCCCGCGCCATCCCGAAGTCCGCCCGCGGCGAGTACGAGATCACCGACGCCGTCCGCCGCGCGATCGACGACGGCGACCCGTACTTCGTCGTCAAGGCCGACGTCGGGGTGCTGGACCTGAGCAACCGCGGCGACATCGCCTCCGTGGTGGAGGCACTGGGTGATCGCGAGGCCCGTCTGTGA
- the dhaL gene encoding dihydroxyacetone kinase subunit DhaL — translation MADGVMAVTQWLRECAEVFDARADELNKLDRLLGDGDHGTNMARGLAAARELDLTPVAAASDALRHVGMALVSTVGGASGPLFGTFFLRAGANWPRPIQTAGVASAFEAGLAGVMARGNAERGDKTMIDALAPASDALREAALAHISLGEAMDTAAAAAERGRDNTRSMIAKRGRSALLADKSIGVVDPGAVSVAIILRTAANHVG, via the coding sequence ATGGCAGACGGAGTGATGGCGGTGACGCAATGGCTGCGCGAATGCGCAGAGGTGTTCGACGCCCGAGCCGACGAACTGAACAAACTCGACAGGCTGCTGGGGGACGGCGATCACGGCACCAACATGGCTCGCGGCCTCGCCGCTGCGCGTGAGCTCGACCTCACGCCCGTCGCCGCCGCATCCGATGCCCTACGCCATGTCGGCATGGCCCTGGTCAGCACCGTGGGGGGCGCGTCGGGCCCCCTCTTCGGGACGTTCTTCCTCCGCGCCGGGGCAAACTGGCCCCGGCCGATCCAGACCGCGGGCGTGGCCTCCGCCTTCGAGGCGGGCCTCGCCGGGGTAATGGCCCGCGGCAACGCCGAACGCGGCGACAAGACCATGATCGATGCTCTGGCACCGGCCTCGGATGCGCTGCGGGAGGCCGCGCTCGCCCACATCTCGCTGGGGGAGGCCATGGACACAGCGGCCGCGGCCGCCGAACGGGGCCGCGACAACACGCGCTCGATGATCGCCAAGCGCGGCCGCTCGGCGCTGCTCGCCGATAAGTCGATCGGCGTCGTCGACCCCGGTGCGGTGTCGGTCGCGATCATTCTGCGCACTGCCGCTAATCACGTCGGCTGA
- a CDS encoding PLD nuclease N-terminal domain-containing protein, protein MARVLLIIAIVMLTVYCVVEVAQARGYKVRLMPRWLWAFAVVCLPVLGPVAWLTLGRPIKSNPSIDRGPRAPDDDEDFLRGLR, encoded by the coding sequence GTGGCTCGGGTTCTGTTGATCATCGCAATCGTGATGCTGACCGTGTACTGCGTTGTGGAAGTCGCGCAGGCACGGGGGTACAAGGTGCGCCTGATGCCACGATGGCTGTGGGCCTTCGCGGTGGTCTGCCTGCCCGTCCTCGGGCCGGTCGCCTGGCTGACGTTGGGCCGCCCCATCAAGTCGAACCCCTCGATCGACCGTGGCCCCCGAGCCCCCGACGACGACGAAGACTTCCTCCGGGGCCTGCGTTAG
- a CDS encoding 1,4-dihydroxy-2-naphthoate polyprenyltransferase, with translation MENSPAIWAVGARPRTLPAAVAPVIAGVASAATVDEYHWWVALGCLVVALALQVGVNYANDYSDGVRGTDDERVGPTRLVASGLASPRAVKTAAFLSFGVAAVAGLAVVALSGHWWLLGVGALSVLAAWYYTGGAKPYGYLGLGELMVFIFFGLVATVGTTYVIAGTAPAQAWLAATAVGVLASGILVANNLRDIATDSVVGKMTLPVRLGDRNTRLFYAALCAVAALAVVGYAALTSWWALLGLLGVVLILPGLKLVLGGATGRDLIPVIQSTGMAEVALSMGLLAAAFLA, from the coding sequence ATGGAGAATTCCCCCGCCATCTGGGCTGTCGGTGCCCGCCCCCGCACGTTGCCCGCCGCCGTCGCCCCGGTCATTGCGGGGGTCGCGAGCGCAGCCACCGTGGACGAATACCACTGGTGGGTGGCGCTGGGTTGCCTGGTGGTGGCGCTGGCCCTGCAGGTGGGCGTCAACTACGCCAACGACTATTCCGACGGCGTCCGCGGCACCGACGACGAGCGCGTCGGCCCGACCCGGCTGGTCGCGTCGGGCCTCGCCTCACCCAGGGCGGTGAAGACCGCGGCATTCCTCTCGTTCGGTGTGGCCGCCGTCGCCGGGCTCGCCGTCGTGGCGCTGAGCGGACACTGGTGGCTCCTGGGCGTCGGGGCCCTCAGCGTGCTGGCCGCCTGGTACTACACCGGCGGGGCCAAGCCGTACGGATACCTCGGGCTCGGTGAGCTCATGGTGTTCATCTTCTTCGGTCTGGTGGCAACGGTGGGCACCACCTACGTCATCGCCGGCACCGCCCCGGCTCAGGCCTGGCTCGCCGCCACCGCCGTCGGAGTGCTGGCGAGCGGAATCCTGGTGGCCAACAACCTGCGAGACATCGCGACCGACTCCGTCGTCGGCAAGATGACGCTCCCGGTGCGGCTCGGCGATCGCAACACCCGGCTCTTCTACGCCGCGCTGTGCGCCGTGGCGGCGCTCGCAGTGGTCGGTTACGCCGCGCTCACGTCGTGGTGGGCGCTGCTCGGCCTCCTCGGCGTCGTGCTGATCCTGCCCGGCTTGAAGCTGGTCCTCGGCGGGGCGACGGGGCGGGACCTGATCCCCGTGATCCAATCCACCGGCATGGCCGAGGTGGCCCTGTCGATGGGCCTGCTCGCCGCGGCCTTCCTCGCATGA
- a CDS encoding o-succinylbenzoate synthase — MTPFVYDIALSVPFRGLSRRSGVLFEGPAGWAEWSPFPEYGDQEAAEWLRSALETATHGHPATVRDRVEVNGIVPALSPADAAARAVTSGCRTIKIKVAAPGDPVADDVARVAAVREALPSARLRVDANGGWTLAQAAEALRLLEPMGLEYAEQPCATFGELASLRAMETGVLIAADESIRRADDPYRVRDAGAADVAVLKVQPLGGARACLRLADELGLPVVVSSAVETSVGLASGLALAGALPDLPFACGLETGRLLAGDVATEPLVPDDGWLVVRDVTPDPALLRVHRAGPDLTSFWLDRWERVSRIVEDQG; from the coding sequence ATGACCCCGTTCGTCTACGACATCGCGCTGTCCGTGCCCTTCCGCGGCCTCTCCAGGCGCAGCGGGGTGCTGTTCGAGGGTCCGGCGGGCTGGGCCGAATGGAGTCCGTTCCCCGAGTACGGCGATCAGGAGGCGGCAGAATGGCTGCGCTCAGCGCTGGAGACCGCCACGCACGGCCACCCTGCGACGGTCCGGGACCGGGTCGAGGTCAACGGCATCGTGCCGGCGTTGAGCCCCGCCGACGCCGCCGCCCGCGCCGTCACCTCCGGCTGCCGGACCATCAAGATCAAAGTGGCCGCACCGGGGGATCCGGTGGCCGACGACGTCGCGCGGGTCGCGGCGGTCCGCGAAGCGCTTCCCTCAGCCCGGCTCCGTGTCGATGCGAACGGCGGTTGGACCCTCGCGCAGGCCGCCGAGGCGTTGAGGTTGCTCGAGCCGATGGGACTCGAGTACGCGGAGCAGCCGTGCGCCACCTTCGGCGAGCTCGCGTCGCTGCGTGCGATGGAGACCGGCGTCCTCATCGCTGCGGACGAGTCCATCCGTCGCGCTGACGACCCGTACCGTGTCCGTGACGCCGGGGCCGCCGATGTCGCCGTGCTCAAGGTCCAACCGCTGGGCGGCGCGCGCGCCTGCCTCCGACTCGCGGACGAGCTCGGCCTACCGGTCGTCGTGTCGAGCGCCGTCGAGACATCGGTGGGGCTCGCCTCCGGGCTGGCCCTGGCCGGGGCTCTCCCCGACCTGCCCTTCGCCTGCGGCCTCGAGACCGGACGGCTCCTCGCGGGCGACGTCGCCACGGAACCGCTCGTGCCGGACGACGGCTGGCTGGTCGTGCGGGACGTCACACCGGACCCGGCCCTCCTGCGGGTGCACCGGGCTGGTCCGGACCTGACGAGCTTCTGGTTGGATCGGTGGGAGAGAGTCAGCCGGATCGTGGAGGACCAGGGATGA
- the menD gene encoding 2-succinyl-5-enolpyruvyl-6-hydroxy-3-cyclohexene-1-carboxylic-acid synthase, whose amino-acid sequence MSSIEMGAAIVDALVGVGVRDVVLAPGSRSAPLALAVDRAAADHRVRLHVRIDERVAGFTALGLAKAGQQPVAVVTTSGTAVANLAPAAMEARASGVPLVLITADRPAHLVGTGANQVADQVGAFGASALGVVRLSSESGDAAAWAAGVHRAVTLASGKLSGEPGPVQLNVEFAPPLVGPLPAAVQRVLDVHAESGPTQPHVLEHPARTVVLAGDATPQVGAEARALAELTRSPLLAEPSSNARAGECAIAAYREVLAELAPEIERVVVFGHPTLSRPVVSLLSRDDVELVVVTDRATWPDPGHRATLVARAVEIPTQDDGWLDRWQRADVRRSNGPQQFIADEVVSCAGPDTNLVFGSSSIIRAADLSPVAPRPPLVYANRGVAGIDGTVSTAVGIGLATGRPTTVLLGDLTAQHDLGGWVKPTLEPWPDLRVVVADDDGGSIFHGLEQGAPEFDGSFERVFGTPQGLDLVAVASALGWTAVRVQDRGGLVKALSSDADFVVVSVPRG is encoded by the coding sequence ATGAGCAGCATCGAGATGGGCGCGGCCATCGTCGACGCCCTCGTCGGGGTCGGCGTGCGCGACGTGGTGCTCGCCCCGGGCTCCCGGAGCGCTCCGCTGGCTCTCGCCGTCGACAGGGCCGCGGCCGATCACCGCGTCCGTCTGCATGTCCGCATCGATGAGCGGGTGGCGGGGTTCACCGCCCTCGGCCTGGCCAAGGCGGGGCAGCAACCCGTCGCCGTCGTGACGACGTCCGGCACCGCCGTGGCCAACCTGGCCCCGGCCGCCATGGAGGCGAGGGCCTCGGGCGTGCCGCTGGTCCTGATCACGGCCGACCGCCCCGCCCATCTCGTCGGTACCGGGGCCAACCAGGTGGCCGATCAGGTGGGTGCCTTCGGCGCGTCTGCGCTGGGAGTCGTGCGGCTCTCCTCCGAGTCGGGTGACGCCGCCGCGTGGGCCGCCGGGGTCCACCGCGCGGTCACGCTGGCCAGCGGCAAGCTGAGCGGCGAGCCCGGACCGGTGCAGCTCAATGTGGAGTTCGCCCCTCCGCTGGTCGGGCCCCTGCCCGCAGCCGTCCAGCGCGTCCTCGACGTACACGCCGAGTCTGGACCGACGCAGCCGCACGTCCTCGAGCACCCCGCTCGAACGGTCGTTCTGGCCGGCGACGCGACCCCCCAGGTTGGAGCGGAGGCCCGCGCCCTCGCGGAACTCACCCGAAGTCCGCTGCTTGCGGAGCCGTCGTCCAACGCGCGCGCCGGTGAGTGCGCGATCGCCGCCTACCGCGAGGTGTTGGCTGAGCTGGCGCCCGAGATCGAGCGGGTCGTCGTCTTCGGGCACCCGACGCTCTCCAGGCCCGTGGTCTCGCTGCTCTCCCGCGACGACGTCGAGCTCGTCGTCGTCACCGACCGCGCAACGTGGCCCGACCCCGGGCACCGGGCCACGCTCGTGGCCAGGGCGGTGGAGATCCCGACGCAGGACGACGGGTGGTTGGACCGCTGGCAGCGCGCCGACGTGCGGCGCTCCAACGGCCCGCAGCAGTTCATCGCCGACGAGGTCGTGAGTTGCGCGGGCCCGGACACCAACCTGGTTTTCGGGTCGAGCTCGATCATCCGCGCTGCCGACCTCAGCCCGGTCGCCCCGCGGCCTCCGCTGGTCTATGCCAACCGGGGCGTGGCTGGGATCGACGGGACGGTGTCGACTGCGGTCGGGATCGGACTCGCCACTGGCCGGCCGACGACCGTCCTGCTGGGCGATCTCACGGCACAGCATGATCTGGGTGGTTGGGTGAAGCCCACTCTGGAGCCGTGGCCGGACCTCCGCGTCGTCGTCGCGGATGACGACGGCGGATCGATCTTCCACGGACTGGAGCAGGGCGCCCCGGAGTTCGACGGGAGCTTCGAGCGCGTTTTCGGCACTCCGCAGGGCCTGGACCTTGTCGCGGTGGCATCAGCTCTCGGCTGGACCGCCGTGCGCGTGCAGGACCGCGGCGGCCTGGTTAAGGCCCTGTCCTCGGACGCGGACTTCGTCGTCGTCTCTGTTCCCCGCGGCTGA